The Magnetospirillum sp. genome includes a region encoding these proteins:
- a CDS encoding DUF5677 domain-containing protein, which produces MATIDFRADPRFSGWFALADELLKFSTEVMLTSTVKLSDDSKLLSWCAFAQCRETFESTLWLAERGKVNDVRSLARTAAERAIAIRAINKDGQFLEKMASDFRSKRKNMAATLREGERADWLNAENTKKVVEFLQSLANETADGLKWEAIARENQLDHLYQMVYRPLSNDGVHCTLDSLQRHVVKDEHGRVKELRYGPDDEGIDDALRASCTAMMFALEGMCEAFPRPGGDEKMRSLLAQYKKLDGTPESTGGHTNK; this is translated from the coding sequence ATGGCGACGATTGATTTCAGAGCAGACCCTAGATTTTCAGGCTGGTTCGCATTGGCGGACGAGTTGCTTAAGTTCTCCACCGAAGTGATGTTGACATCTACGGTCAAGCTGTCCGACGATTCAAAGCTGCTATCGTGGTGCGCATTCGCCCAATGTCGCGAGACGTTCGAGTCTACCTTGTGGCTCGCTGAGCGCGGAAAGGTAAACGACGTCCGCTCCCTCGCTAGGACCGCTGCGGAGCGAGCAATCGCCATCCGCGCGATCAACAAGGATGGGCAGTTCCTCGAAAAAATGGCTTCTGACTTCCGCTCAAAGCGGAAGAACATGGCGGCGACGCTCCGGGAGGGCGAGCGGGCCGACTGGCTGAACGCGGAGAACACCAAAAAGGTGGTTGAGTTTTTGCAGTCTCTCGCTAACGAGACAGCCGACGGCCTGAAATGGGAAGCGATCGCTCGGGAAAACCAACTCGATCACCTTTATCAGATGGTCTACAGGCCATTAAGCAACGATGGCGTACATTGCACATTGGACAGCCTTCAGCGGCACGTTGTCAAAGATGAGCATGGCCGAGTGAAAGAACTGCGGTACGGCCCAGATGACGAAGGAATAGACGACGCGCTGCGTGCCTCATGTACTGCGATGATGTTCGCCCTCGAGGGTATGTGCGAGGCCTTCCCACGGCCCGGCGGAGACGAGAAGATGAGGTCGCTGCTGGCGCAGTACAAGAAACTCGACGGCACACCGGAATCGACGGGAGGGCATACCAACAAATAA